The Raphanus sativus cultivar WK10039 chromosome 2, ASM80110v3, whole genome shotgun sequence genome includes a region encoding these proteins:
- the LOC108840325 gene encoding uncharacterized protein LOC108840325, translating to MKGLEMVVTYFSSTPPIFFFSFGANSQLSSSNLHGRITIPLASSSSSLLNGLRRHQDARGGAVRVLANPNGSSSPPPGKVKAKKEVIMVDPLEAKRLAGKQMEEIKGRERQQRRREIEAINGAWAIIGLLIGLVIEAQTGKGILAQLSGYWSSALHLFPSSTQNLPPQ from the exons ATGAAAGGCTTAGAAATGGTGGTGACGTATTTCTCTTCAACTCCgcctatcttcttcttctcctttggaGCTAATTCTCAGCTTTCATCTTCCAATCTCCATGGACGCATCACGATCCCTTTggcttcctcttcctcttctctacT AAACGGACTAAGAAGACATCAAGATGCCAGAGGTGGAGCAGTTCGTGTCCTAGCAAATCCAAAT GGATCATCATCTCCTCCTCCAGGGAAAGTAAAGGCCAAAAAAGAAGTAATCATGGTAGACCCTCTTGAGGCTAAGCGGCTAGCTGGTAAGCAAATGGAAGAGATCAAAGGCAGAGAGAGGCAACAGCGAAGGCGTGAAATAGAGGCTATAAACGGAGCCTGGGCAATCATAGGCCTCCTGATAGGGCTTGTGATCGAAGCTCAAACAGGAAAGGGTATTCTGGCTCag TTGTCTGGCTATTGGTCTTCGGCTCTGCATCTATTCCCTTCATCAACACAGAATCTCCCACCACAGTAA
- the LOC108842901 gene encoding WAT1-related protein At4g28040 produces MEMEKYKPVMALVLLQFTSAGVALFTKAAFMEGLNPTVFVVYRQAIATLFICPISFFSAWSKTSKPSLGLRGFWWVAFTAVFGVTVNQNAYFKGLDLSSSSMACAMTNLIPAVTFIISIIVGFERIKSRSLKSVAKIIGTGVCVGGAMAMTFLRGPKLLNALLNQDNDTTWLLGCLCLLVSTFSWSSWLILQVPIANHCHDHLYTSSWTCFLATIASFFMALALGNTDLTSWKLDSSLKLSCCIYSGLQLAVSFFLQAWCVSRKGPLFSALFNPLSTVIVTFFGALYLKEKTYLGSLLGALAIIFGLYVVLWGKTEDYQEEATDLKLQNEHSTTSQSDFVPILIGDRAFSSSELLEPLLM; encoded by the exons atggagatggagaaaTACAAGCCGGTGATGGCGTTAGTGCTGCTACAGTTTACATCTGCAGGAGTTGCactcttcaccaaagctgcttTCATGGAAGGACTCAATCCCACCGTCTTCGTAGTTTACCGTCAAGCCATCGCTACTCTCTTCATCTGTCCCATCTCTTTCTTCTCCGCTTG GAGCAAAACAAGCAAACCTTCTCTTGGACTAAGAGGCTTTTGGTGGGTGGCTTTCACAGCTGTTTTTGGTGTTACTGTGAATCAGAACGCTTATTTTAAAGGGCTTGActtatcttcttcatccatggcTTGTGCCATGACCAATCTTATTCCTGCTGTAACCTTCATCATCTCCATCATTGTTGG ATTCGAGAGGATAAAGAGTAGAAGTTTGAAAAGTGTAGCAAAGATAATAGGAACAGGTGTGTGTGTGGGAGGAGCCATGGCAATGACTTTTCTAAGAGGACCTAAACTGCTCAACGCCCTGTTAAACCAAGACAACGACACCACTTGGTTACTCGGTTGCTTATGTCTTCTCGTCAGCACATTTTCTTGGTCTTCTTGGTTGATCCTTCAGGTTCCAATTGCTAATCATTGTCATGATCACTTGTACACTTCCTCCTGGACTTGTTTCTTGGCTACCATAGCCTCTTTCTTCATGGCCCTCGCCTTAGGCAACACTGACTTAACGTCCTGGAAGCTTGATTCCTCGTTGAAACTCTCCTGCTGCATATACTCTGGACTTCAACTCGCggtttctttctttctacaAGCTTGGTGCGTGTCGCGGAAAGGACCTCTTTTCTCTGCACTCTTCAACCCTCTATCTACGGTCATTGTCACTTTCTTCGGCGCTCTGTATCTAAAAgagaagacttaccttgggaG CTTGCTGGGGGCTTTGGCTATCATCTTTGGGCTCTACGTTGTTCTATGGGGCAAAACCGAAGACTATCAAGAAGAAGCAACTGATCTTAAACTGCAAAATGAACACAGCACTACCTCCCAATCTGACTTTGTTCCCATTCTGATTGGCGATAGGGCTTTTAGTAGTTCTGAGCTCTTAGAACCTCTTCTCATGTAA
- the LOC108840324 gene encoding uncharacterized protein LOC108840324 isoform X1, whose translation MEQKSVLFSALGVGVGLGLGLASGQGLGKWANGSVTAEDGLTGEKIEQELVRQIVDGRESSVTFDEFPYFLSEKTRLLLTSAAYVHLKQFDISKHTRNLAPASKAILLSGPAEFYQQMLAKALAHYFESKLLLLDVTDFSIKMQSKYGCVRKEPCHKRSISEMTLDKMSNLMGSFSMLTQREEPRGTLRRLTSGNDLTSRGFEGSSHPNRLKRNASAASDISSISSRSATSVSASSKRNTNLCFDERLFLQSLYKVLVSVSETNPIIIYLRDVEKLIQSERFYKLFQRLLSKLSGPVLLLGSRLLEPEDDCQEVGEGISALFPYNIEIRPPEDESQLMSWKTRFEDDMKQIQFQDNKNHIAEVLAANDLECDDLGSICHADTMFLSSHIEEIVVSAISYHLMNNKEPEYKNGRLVISSNSLSHGLSILQEGNSLKMDRNIESKVQGDEGEGIVKSESKSETVPAAKNECPLPPKAPVNEVAPDNEFEKRIRPEVIPANEIGVTFADIGSLDETKESLQELVMLPLRRPDLFKGGLLKPCRGILLFGPPGTGKTMMAKAIANEAGASFINVSMSTITSKWFGEDEKNVRALFTLAAKVSPTIIFVDEVDSMLGQRTRVGEHEAMRKIKNEFMTHWDGLMSSSGDRILVLAATNRPFDLDEAIIRRFERRIMVGLPPVESREKILRTLLSKEKTENLDFHELAQMTDGYSGSDLKNFCTTAAYRPVRELIKQECLKDQERKKREEAEKGSEEESEAKEEEGSEERVITLRALSMEDMRVAKSQVAASFAAEGAGMNELKQWNDLYGEGGSRKKEQLSYFL comes from the exons ATGGAGCAGAAGAGTGTATTGTTTTCAGCGTTAGGCGTTGGTGTTGGGCTAGGTCTCGGGCTAGCGTCAGGTCAAGGTTTAGGCAAATGGGCAAACGGCTCGGTCACTGCAGAGGATGGGCTTACGGGAGAAAAGATTGAGCAAGAGTTGGTGAGGCAGATTGTTGATGGAAGAGAGAGTAGCGTCACTTTCGACGAGTTTCCTTATTTCCTTAG CGAGAAAACTCGGCTTTTATTGACAAGTGCAGCTTATGTTCATCTAAAGCAGTTCGATATTTCCAAGCACACACGTAATCTTGCACCTGCGAGTAAGGCCATTCTACTATCTGGACCTGCTG AATTTTACCAGCAGATGCTTGCAAAAGCATTGGCTCATTATTTTGAATCGAAACTATTGCTACTAGATGTAACCGACTTCTCTATTAAG ATGCAGAGCAAGTACGGGTGCGTCAGGAAGGAACCT TGTCACAAGAGGTCTATTTCTGAGATGACATTGGACAAAATGTCGAATTTGATGGGGTCTTTCTCTATGCTCACCCAAAGGGAAGAACCAAGAG GTACCTTGCGTAGGCTCACTAGTGGCAACGATCTTACTTCAAG AGGCTTTGAAGGCTCAAGCCATCCTAATAGACTGAAGCGAAATGCTTCTGCTGCTTCTGATATCAGTAGCATATCTTCCCGTTCTGCAACTTCTGTTTCAG CTTCAAGCAAACGCAATACAAACTTGTGCTTTGATGAGAGACTCTTCCTTCAGTCACTTTACAAGGTCTTGGTTTCGGTTTCTGAAACCAATCCCATCATAATATACCTAAGGGACGTCGAGAAGCTTATTCAATCAGAAAGGTTCTACAAGCTGTTCCAGAGGCTCTTGTCTAAGCTTTCTGGACCTGTTCTACTTCTCGGATCAAGACTATTAGAACCTGAAGATGACTGCCAAGAAGTAGGAGAAGGCATTTCCGCTTTGTTTCCTTACAACATAGAGATCCGACCACCGGAGGATGAGTCTCAGCTCATGAGCTGGAAAACGAGATTCGAAGACGACATGAAACAGATACAGTTTCAGGACAACAAGAACCACATAGCTGAGGTTCTTGCCGCTAATGACCTCGAATGCGATGACTTAGGTTCCATATGCCATGCGGATACAATGTTCCTAAGCAGTCACATTGAGGAGATTGTGGTCTCTGCAATCTCTTACCATCTGATGAACAATAAAGAACCCGAATACAAAAACGGAAGGCTTGTAATATCTTCCAACAG CTTGTCCCATGGACTGAGCATACTCCAGGAAGGTAACTCCTTGAAGATGGACAGAAACATTGAGTCCAAGGTGCAGGGAGATGAAGGTGAAGGGATAGTAAAGAGTGAGTCCAAATCTGAGACGGTTCCTGCAGCAAAGAATGAATGTCCCCTGCCTCCAAAAGCACCTGTAAat GAGGTGGCTCCTGATAATGAATTTGAGAAGAGGATAAGACCAGAGGTTATCCCAGCAAATGAGATTGGTGTGACGTTTGCTGATATAGGTTCACTAGATGAAACCAAAGAATCACTTCAAGAGCTTGTCATGCTTCCTCTTCGTAGGCCTGACCTGTTCAAAGGTGGTCTCCTCAAGCCCTGCAGAGGTATCCTCCTCTTTGGACCACCTGGTACCGGGAAAACTATGATGGCAAAAGCCATTGCTAACGAAGCTGGAGCTAGTTTTATAAACGTGTCCATGTCCACAATCACTTCGAAGTGGTTTGGAGAAGACGAGAAGAACGTGAGAGCTTTGTTCACCTTAGCAGCTAAAGTGTCTCCCACTATTATATTTGTGGATGAAGTGGATAGCATGCTGGGGCAGAGGACTAGAGTTGGAGAGCATGAAGCTATGAGGAAGATTAAAAATGAGTTCATGACACATTGGGATGGGCTTATGTCGAGTTCTGGTGATAGGATTCTTGTTCTTGCAGCGACAAACAGGCCTTTTGATCTAGATGAAGCCATCATTAGAAGGTTTGAACGAAG AATCATGGTTGGTCTTCCACCGGTTGAGAGCAGAGAGAAGATCTTGAGAACGTTATTGTcaaaagagaaaacagagaatCTTGATTTCCATGAGCTTGCGCAGATGACAGATGGATACAGTGGAAGTGACCTTAAG AACTTTTGCACAACAGCTGCATATAGACCCGTGAGGGAGTTGATAAAGCAGGAATGCTTGAAAGACcaggagaggaagaagagagaagaagcagagaagGGTAGTGAAGAGGAATCcgaagcaaaagaagaagaaggatctGAGGAGAGAGTTATAACGCTGAGAGCTTTGAGCATGGAAGACATGAGAGTGGCTAAAAGCCAG GTTGCTGCTAGCTTTGCAGCCGAAGGAGCAGGGATGAATGAACTGAAGCAGTGGAATGATTTGTATGGAGAAGGAGGCTCCAGGAAGAAGGAACAGCTCTCTTACTTCCTTTGA
- the LOC108829097 gene encoding S-type anion channel SLAH2 (The sequence of the model RefSeq protein was modified relative to this genomic sequence to represent the inferred CDS: added 22 bases not found in genome assembly) gives MNNPRSASSSVSPATPDLLDNHRQSSSGEFSRLDKRTGPRKMTFHSKSMPRGSMFLDQEAFRNSHDKRYDLFRTMSGKLERQISNLRGKPVDSSLQEEDKEITESLTADRFFDALQGPELETLKEKEKIVLPEDKTWPFLLRFPITSYGMCLGVSSQAIMWKTLATTKAEKFLHLTQVVNHMLWWISLVLLLAVSITYLFKTIFFFQAVRREFKHPIRVNFFFAPLISVLFMALGIPHSITSNLPSILWYFLMAPVLFLEMKIYGQWMSGGQRRLSKVANPTNHLAIVGNFAGALLGASMGLEEGPMFFFAVGLAYYLVLFVTLYQRLPTNETLPKELHPVFFLFVAAPAIASMAWTQLYGSFDIGSRLYFFISLFLYFSLVVRINFFRGFNFFFVLC, from the exons ATGAATAACCCGAGATCGGCTAGTTCTTCAGTTTCTCCAGCAACTCCAGATCTATTAGACAATCATCGTCAATCAAGTTCTGGAGAGTTCTCACGATTAGACAAACGAACCGGACCAAGGAAGATGACGTTTCACTCCAAGTCTATGCCTAGAGGTTCCATGTTTCTTGACCAAGAAGCTTTTAGAAACTCCCACGACAAGAGGTATGACCTATTCAGGACCATGTCAGGGAAGCTCGAACGTCAGATATCGAATTTACGTGGAAAACCCGTTGACAGCTCGTTGCAGGAGGAGGATAAAGAGATCACTGAATCTCTAACCGCTGATAGATTCTTTGACGCTCTTCAAGGCCCTGAACTTGAAACTCTCAAG gagaaggagaagatagTTTTGCCTGAGGACAAAACGTGGCCATTTCTTCTACGCTTCCCAATAACATCGTACGGGATGTGTCTCGGTGTAAGCAGCCAAGCCATCATGTGGAAGACTTTAGCAACCACAAAAGCCGAGAAGTTCTTGCACTTGACGCAAGTGGTCAACCACATGCTTTGGTGGATCTCTCTCGTCCTCCTCCTCGCCGTCTCCATCACTTACCTCTTCAaaaccatcttcttcttccaggCGGTACGCAGAGAGTTCAAGCATCCCATCCGTGTCAACTTCTTCTTCGCTCCTCTCATATCAGTCCTCTTCATGGCACTTGGAATCCCACATTCCATCACCTCGAATCTTCCCTCTATCCTTTGGTACTTCTTGATGGCTCCCGTCTTGTTTCTTGAAATGAAGATTTACGGACAGTGGATGTCTGGTGGACAAAGACGCCTCTCCAAAGTTGCCAACCCTACAAATCACCTTGCCATCGTCGGAAACTTTGCTGGAGCACTTCTGGGGGCATCGATGGGGTTGGAGGAAGGACCAATGTTCTTCTTCGCCGTAGGGTTGGCTTATTATTTGGTCTTGTTTGTGACTCTCTATCAGAGACTTCCCACAAACGAAACGTTACCTAAAGAGCTACACCCTGTCTTTTTCCTCTTTGTGGCTGCACCGGCTATCGCTTCCATGGCTTGGACCCAGCTTTACGGCTCTTTTGATATTGGTTCACGCCTTTACTTCTTCATCTCCTTGTTCTTGTACTTCTCTCTG GTTGTTCGGATAAACTTCTTCCGTGGATTCAA
- the LOC108840324 gene encoding uncharacterized protein LOC108840324 isoform X2 — MEQKSVLFSALGVGVGLGLGLASGQGLGKWANGSVTAEDGLTGEKIEQELVRQIVDGRESSVTFDEFPYFLSEKTRLLLTSAAYVHLKQFDISKHTRNLAPASKAILLSGPAEFYQQMLAKALAHYFESKLLLLDVTDFSIKMQSKYGCVRKEPCHKRSISEMTLDKMSNLMGSFSMLTQREEPRGTLRRLTSGNDLTSRGFEGSSHPNRLKRNASAASDISSISSRSATSVSASSKRNTNLCFDERLFLQSLYKVLVSVSETNPIIIYLRDVEKLIQSERFYKLFQRLLSKLSGPVLLLGSRLLEPEDDCQEVGEGISALFPYNIEIRPPEDESQLMSWKTRFEDDMKQIQFQDNKNHIAEVLAANDLECDDLGSICHADTMFLSSHIEEIVVSAISYHLMNNKEPEYKNGRLVISSNSLSHGLSILQEGNSLKMDRNIESKVQGDEGEGIVKSESKSETVPAAKNECPLPPKAPEVAPDNEFEKRIRPEVIPANEIGVTFADIGSLDETKESLQELVMLPLRRPDLFKGGLLKPCRGILLFGPPGTGKTMMAKAIANEAGASFINVSMSTITSKWFGEDEKNVRALFTLAAKVSPTIIFVDEVDSMLGQRTRVGEHEAMRKIKNEFMTHWDGLMSSSGDRILVLAATNRPFDLDEAIIRRFERRIMVGLPPVESREKILRTLLSKEKTENLDFHELAQMTDGYSGSDLKNFCTTAAYRPVRELIKQECLKDQERKKREEAEKGSEEESEAKEEEGSEERVITLRALSMEDMRVAKSQVAASFAAEGAGMNELKQWNDLYGEGGSRKKEQLSYFL, encoded by the exons ATGGAGCAGAAGAGTGTATTGTTTTCAGCGTTAGGCGTTGGTGTTGGGCTAGGTCTCGGGCTAGCGTCAGGTCAAGGTTTAGGCAAATGGGCAAACGGCTCGGTCACTGCAGAGGATGGGCTTACGGGAGAAAAGATTGAGCAAGAGTTGGTGAGGCAGATTGTTGATGGAAGAGAGAGTAGCGTCACTTTCGACGAGTTTCCTTATTTCCTTAG CGAGAAAACTCGGCTTTTATTGACAAGTGCAGCTTATGTTCATCTAAAGCAGTTCGATATTTCCAAGCACACACGTAATCTTGCACCTGCGAGTAAGGCCATTCTACTATCTGGACCTGCTG AATTTTACCAGCAGATGCTTGCAAAAGCATTGGCTCATTATTTTGAATCGAAACTATTGCTACTAGATGTAACCGACTTCTCTATTAAG ATGCAGAGCAAGTACGGGTGCGTCAGGAAGGAACCT TGTCACAAGAGGTCTATTTCTGAGATGACATTGGACAAAATGTCGAATTTGATGGGGTCTTTCTCTATGCTCACCCAAAGGGAAGAACCAAGAG GTACCTTGCGTAGGCTCACTAGTGGCAACGATCTTACTTCAAG AGGCTTTGAAGGCTCAAGCCATCCTAATAGACTGAAGCGAAATGCTTCTGCTGCTTCTGATATCAGTAGCATATCTTCCCGTTCTGCAACTTCTGTTTCAG CTTCAAGCAAACGCAATACAAACTTGTGCTTTGATGAGAGACTCTTCCTTCAGTCACTTTACAAGGTCTTGGTTTCGGTTTCTGAAACCAATCCCATCATAATATACCTAAGGGACGTCGAGAAGCTTATTCAATCAGAAAGGTTCTACAAGCTGTTCCAGAGGCTCTTGTCTAAGCTTTCTGGACCTGTTCTACTTCTCGGATCAAGACTATTAGAACCTGAAGATGACTGCCAAGAAGTAGGAGAAGGCATTTCCGCTTTGTTTCCTTACAACATAGAGATCCGACCACCGGAGGATGAGTCTCAGCTCATGAGCTGGAAAACGAGATTCGAAGACGACATGAAACAGATACAGTTTCAGGACAACAAGAACCACATAGCTGAGGTTCTTGCCGCTAATGACCTCGAATGCGATGACTTAGGTTCCATATGCCATGCGGATACAATGTTCCTAAGCAGTCACATTGAGGAGATTGTGGTCTCTGCAATCTCTTACCATCTGATGAACAATAAAGAACCCGAATACAAAAACGGAAGGCTTGTAATATCTTCCAACAG CTTGTCCCATGGACTGAGCATACTCCAGGAAGGTAACTCCTTGAAGATGGACAGAAACATTGAGTCCAAGGTGCAGGGAGATGAAGGTGAAGGGATAGTAAAGAGTGAGTCCAAATCTGAGACGGTTCCTGCAGCAAAGAATGAATGTCCCCTGCCTCCAAAAGCACCT GAGGTGGCTCCTGATAATGAATTTGAGAAGAGGATAAGACCAGAGGTTATCCCAGCAAATGAGATTGGTGTGACGTTTGCTGATATAGGTTCACTAGATGAAACCAAAGAATCACTTCAAGAGCTTGTCATGCTTCCTCTTCGTAGGCCTGACCTGTTCAAAGGTGGTCTCCTCAAGCCCTGCAGAGGTATCCTCCTCTTTGGACCACCTGGTACCGGGAAAACTATGATGGCAAAAGCCATTGCTAACGAAGCTGGAGCTAGTTTTATAAACGTGTCCATGTCCACAATCACTTCGAAGTGGTTTGGAGAAGACGAGAAGAACGTGAGAGCTTTGTTCACCTTAGCAGCTAAAGTGTCTCCCACTATTATATTTGTGGATGAAGTGGATAGCATGCTGGGGCAGAGGACTAGAGTTGGAGAGCATGAAGCTATGAGGAAGATTAAAAATGAGTTCATGACACATTGGGATGGGCTTATGTCGAGTTCTGGTGATAGGATTCTTGTTCTTGCAGCGACAAACAGGCCTTTTGATCTAGATGAAGCCATCATTAGAAGGTTTGAACGAAG AATCATGGTTGGTCTTCCACCGGTTGAGAGCAGAGAGAAGATCTTGAGAACGTTATTGTcaaaagagaaaacagagaatCTTGATTTCCATGAGCTTGCGCAGATGACAGATGGATACAGTGGAAGTGACCTTAAG AACTTTTGCACAACAGCTGCATATAGACCCGTGAGGGAGTTGATAAAGCAGGAATGCTTGAAAGACcaggagaggaagaagagagaagaagcagagaagGGTAGTGAAGAGGAATCcgaagcaaaagaagaagaaggatctGAGGAGAGAGTTATAACGCTGAGAGCTTTGAGCATGGAAGACATGAGAGTGGCTAAAAGCCAG GTTGCTGCTAGCTTTGCAGCCGAAGGAGCAGGGATGAATGAACTGAAGCAGTGGAATGATTTGTATGGAGAAGGAGGCTCCAGGAAGAAGGAACAGCTCTCTTACTTCCTTTGA